The genomic stretch TCAGaagtgacaaaaaaatatgtgttaCAAAATGGAAAGATAATAAATCCGTTATTATAGTTTCTACGGACTTTGGAATAGCTCCTGAACAAAATGTGAGGAGGTAAAATTACGAAGAAACATTGTTAATTTCATCTGGTCCTTCTgtcttatttaattttaatggtTCTATAATTTGGGTGAAGTGGAACTATAGCTATTTTTTAGAGACAATATTGAACATCCACCAGgttgttttaattattcattagcACCCCTTAAGGGACATAAATCAAGGTTCATGATTTTCTACTTTAAATTTGCATGATTCTCCAAAGTTGTCAGTTTCCTCCGTCTGAAAGTGCACTGTCTAATAGTTAATCTGATTCTTATTGAATACAGTCGAAACGTTTCACGATATTGGATAACTGCGTAAAATCCTAAATGGTGAAGGCCAAGTTACAGGGAAAAAAGAATGAAGGAACCAATTGAGAATTGAGGAATAATAAAACTATGGAGTatagagaaggaggaacatctcttatggacggtacgtttaaaatatggtctgaattctgtagggataatacgtggcgctgattgtactatgggattgagatctgaagttaaacacttactATATCTGAAACTAGCTTCAGATTCTATAAACTAACGAAAACAGAATATTATATAGGTGgtgaaaagaattaaaaaatagtaaaaaaagaatacaaaaaatcatgGTGAAAACTTGTTGTATTTCTGGATGTATAAGTGGTTCTTTAAAAGATCGTGGAATTCGTTcatcttaaaatataaaacaagcaAGTCTCTTTGGAATACCAAAGGTAAGTCATGTTTGAATCTGTTAGAAAGCAAAATTCATTAGaggaaaatcaataattatttatccatgttcccaaaatatttgttgattaacattgatttctcattaaatttgaaaaataataagtaacaCAGTGACGTTAattcaaaatcattaaatttattcattattgttacatgattctacttttttttcatattagaatatatgtattatctaaaccaaataaatagctaaataataaagttaatttaacgagattctgttttgttaatcgtttaattattttaatactactaatttcattatcacggtacattattatattactatacagttattttcaaatcagcgcgtaaaattcaagcgaataccctctataatcagcgccacctattttcccatcaaaaatcagctcacattttttaacccagagatgttcctccttctctacactccataaaTAAAACCTTAAAATATAGAATGGTAATTGTAAATAGGTAATAGATTTATCACATCCTTTAGATAGCCAACTCGTGTTCACGTTTCAGCGCCATCATGTGGTTCTTTAGTAGTACTAAATGtacatggaaaaaaaaatagtttccttTCTGCTTTTGGCAGCATATTTCAGGTTCAaatctttttggaaaaaatttaatggagatgaaaataatacaaaataaacatataggTAGATACACCGCGACCCTAAAGATATATTCGCTTTTATTGCTGCGATACTAGGAAACAGTGTTTACAGCTAATCTGTTAATTCCACTCACCTTAGAAAGTACAAAATGTGGGATTGCTGTAGCTGGTAGAAACTACTATTTTATGCAGATTACCTGGTTCTAACTGCAGGGGAAATGAGTCACATAATATAAAATCCTTGCAGTTTGTGAGGATGCatacaatgtaaaaaataacAGGTTGATTTAGTACAAGACAGAGAGtcgtaaaatatgaattttttcaaatttttatttttgatttcaattccaaattgattttttatttttatgattaatatatgttaaaattatagaattttgGGATTTATCTTAATCTAAAAGATGAATTTATTACTTCGGTATGAACAACATTcaaatttctcataaatattaacttttttcCTGTATTTTCAGACATACGCATAAATCATTGAAATTTAAACTCTCTCTAGGTTGTGTTACAAATTAGTCACAACAAATAACATAGTGAACTATCTAAATCTAGGTGACCAGTAATATATCTCATAATGAAACAACattcaaaatacaataaattaatttattaaaacaaggTTTCgacaaaataagtaaaaatatgtcaataataacaataaaaagaattttcaacTTGCAACATTTTGGGCTATTTTGTTTGTAGTCAAATCACTATATAAAACATATGTTACATAAATGCAAGAATAATACAATGGTTTTTCAAACTAAATTCTTAAGTCCTGGtacaagaaattgaaaaaaaaaagtagagAGCTGAACATTTTTAAAGGCTATAGATAAAATCCCTTTTCGCCtatcaattcaaataattatcttCCAATACAAAATCAATCTAATAATAATTCCAAATATACAAatcacattttcaattttatatttttttaactaaaaactgaTTTACCAATACACCAACACTTATAATTACATGGAAGCTCAAAGGACCAAACATTATAATTTTAGGTACTGGTAGTAGGTAGTAAACAGTATTGTTCAGTATATCACCAATGGTAACATAGTAAAAGTAGAAAGCCCTAATACCTATTGGTTATATATTCAgtcttgaaaatatatatacatttttgttaaaaaattggatCACAAGTATTAAtgtagtgaaaaaaatatattttcataaataaatattatctatACAAGTAAGCCATCACAAAAGCAGTTTTGAAGctaaaagttgaaaatacttatattattaataatctgGTTCTTCGAAGTACCCGAAATTATAATCAGCTTCATCCTCGTCCTCCCTATGTTGACGAAGCATCTGAAGTACTCCAATTTCATTAACGGACTCTTCAACATCTTCCCCTTGTTCTTCCTCATAAtattcttcttcatcttcagaTATATTAACATCATCTTTCTTTTGTAATGATTCGGTTTTAGAATCTGCTTTATCCTCAGtttccttctttttcttatCATCAAATACTGGCAAACCAATGGAAGCTCCTAGAAAGATATACTGATATACAATTGAAACACaaatctaatttattaattaaatttagtatAATTTATTCTACTGAAACTTATCTACTGCTAGATTGTAATCCTATGttccacaaaatattttctaatactgTATAATAATTAAAGACTAAAGGAATTGGTTATGAAGAATTTAACTGAGAAAGGGCATACTAAGAAACAGGGATATGTAAATAGCAGCTGGAGAGTAATGTAAAACAATGTGTTTAAAAGACTAAATATATGATGAAAAACCAACCTGTCTTCCGTTTTGATGTTTTCTCAGATGATTGTTTATGGACTGAAGAAAGCCTCCTTCGTTTAATAGATTCCGAAGTAGTTATATCTTCTGCATCAACAGCAACTGTTTCATTTGGAACAGAGACTACATTCAGACTTTTAAGAAcatcataattaatttttgtggaaacttttttctcttgaagaattttttctatGGCTTCACTAGCAGAATTTGCTGGtcctataattttcttttttgatactcTTCTCCTTTTCTTGTCTGGTTTACCTTCCTCTCTCTCTTTTTGCAATTTATctgctttaattttttgttcttctaAATATGTTGCATTTCTTTTATACCATAAAGTTTTTTTACTCTCAAATTCATGCTCTGACATTATATATGTATCTAATTCTTCATCGTTCAAATCATCAAAATTCATATCAAGATCTAATTCATCTGGAGGATGATAAGCATTAGATGTATCTTCTAAAGAATTTGGCAGACCTGCAATTATGAAACAAATAAGAGAAATTGCAAgtatacataaatatatcatATTATACAGTAGTGGAAAAATTTTTAGAGAACATAGAACTAACTTACTTTCAATCTACCTGTTTTAATAgatcatttcaataaattatagtaaactTAGCTATTGCATTGAACCTCCCCTTGACTTCACCAGAGTCTAGTGGGAATGTGTGAGTCAAGATTTCTTGATTGGCTTGCATTTGCTTTTGATGATTAATTTTAAGGTTATAGTGTCACAAGTCAGGATTTTGTAATTCTAATAGATGACATATTGATTACTTTGTTCTAAAGTATATTTAACCCAGGTACAATTTGCCAATTATAATATGAAAGGTATGgagttttgtaaaattttgattcaaactaaaatcaaaattttcccaAAACCTATTGTTTGGTAATGAATGTACAGTTTCAGTGAAAGTTTGTcttgttcaaaataaatataagttttatatataagaattataatgtatgtatgtattgtTTTAAGCACGACACGTCTCCTCAGTGTCTGTCTTGCGCCAGTGTTATGAAAGATACTAAGCATGTGCTGTATGTGTGCCTTCATTTCGAGTAATTCCAGTTTTTGGGAAACTGTGTTAAAGCAGGCGGTTGAAGAAGAAGTAGCTGTGGACTTTAAGGACCTGAAGGAAGAGTATGATTACTAGATCCTCCCCCTGCAAAGTAATTCTTAACGGCAGTCTAAGAGAGAAAGTAGGTTTTTAATCAGTAGGGGAAACGAGTCCAGCATAGCAGTCATAACATCTTGTACCGATGATatgtaaaaagtattttccacacctttatgaaaaaaaaaacacacataTATGTGAATATCCATAtgtaattttcagtttttgttaACAGAGGTTGTTAAAGTCAGTAAGATTGTTAGTGTAATTAGGGTCTGTTGAagtattcatttgattttttcaaatacttacCAATACTTGAAATATCTGGCCCCAAACCTCCACCTGATGCATCagaaataatttcatcatcCATCAACTTTTGTAATGTTCCTAAAGTAGActcttgaataaataaatctgTTTCTAATTGTTCATCAACTTTTGAAGTCAGTTTCATTGGtttaattctttttctttttttattttccagttGTAACTCGATTTCTTTTTGCAAATCTGTGAATTGTTCACCTTCCTCCTCCATTAACTTTAGCAATCTCTCCTTATCCTTTTTACGGGCAGCTTTAAAAGATGGAGGATCCTGTTCTTCTTCTAAATCTACTGTCATAAATTCATCTAAAGTTAATGCACTACTTGGGGTTTCTCCAAACTCCATTAGTCTTTTTCTTAATGTTGATTCATGTACTTTAACTATTTTTACTATATCAGCTGGTGATCTGTTGAATTCATGAAGTCGACTAGCCATTAATAATGCTGCTCCACATAATCCTGATGGTCTTCTTCCAGAATGTATTGAATCTCTTTTCATCCTTTGAACTAATCGTAAAGCAGTATTAGCAACCTGTTGTGTTTTTGATCCAAATTGTAGTTTTGCTGCAAACctttaaaaaataactatttattacaacatacaaatattaatagtcCAAAATAGAAGTAAATATGTAGAATCACTTACAATTTTGTTGGAAATACAAATAACTTACTGTTGTATAGATCATAGgcatattaaatattattagtcattatatttttcattgagaAAAAACTTAATGAGATTAAATATAAGTAAAGAAATGGGATGATATAAAAGCTAaccaaataaaagttttaaatatgattttatgtagcaaaataataattaaatcataCCTTAAAATGTATAAGCAAGGATCCACTGCTGGTATATTGATACACAAGGCTTGAGATAACCTTAAATATGTTCTTCCAAGTTCATAGCAACATATTTGTAGTACGTCACTTATATCTATAAGTAAATGTGCTGTACCTTCTGTTCTACAAGTTAAATAAACACATGCAGCATGTACATGAGTATACCTCCTGCCTCTAGTAAGGTTTCTGGATAGGGCCATTTTAAAGAAACTACATGCTGTATCTATACAATGTTGATTTAGCCTTAATTGATTGCACAGATGTGTTATTCCTGTTCTAGCCTTTTTTATTGTGATCTCCCTTGATTCAACACTATCTCCAACATGAAATGATGCTCCAAATTTTGTAGCACCTCCTTTAGATTCTGTGGAGACAAATTGACCAATAGCACTGCTGGTGCCATGTCCACTTTCTTCAAATTGGATTTCAGCAACGATAATACTATCTTCAAGAACAGATCCACATGTTGTACAAACAGCATCCCCTCTAGCTGGATCTACTTCAATATCTGAACCCCCACAATTTTTACATTTCCGACCAGATGACATCTTT from Diorhabda sublineata isolate icDioSubl1.1 chromosome 5, icDioSubl1.1, whole genome shotgun sequence encodes the following:
- the LOC130444243 gene encoding transcription factor IIIB 90 kDa subunit; the protein is MSSGRKCKNCGGSDIEVDPARGDAVCTTCGSVLEDSIIVAEIQFEESGHGTSSAIGQFVSTESKGGATKFGASFHVGDSVESREITIKKARTGITHLCNQLRLNQHCIDTACSFFKMALSRNLTRGRRYTHVHAACVYLTCRTEGTAHLLIDISDVLQICCYELGRTYLRLSQALCINIPAVDPCLYILRFAAKLQFGSKTQQVANTALRLVQRMKRDSIHSGRRPSGLCGAALLMASRLHEFNRSPADIVKIVKVHESTLRKRLMEFGETPSSALTLDEFMTVDLEEEQDPPSFKAARKKDKERLLKLMEEEGEQFTDLQKEIELQLENKKRKRIKPMKLTSKVDEQLETDLFIQESTLGTLQKLMDDEIISDASGGGLGPDISSIGLPNSLEDTSNAYHPPDELDLDMNFDDLNDEELDTYIMSEHEFESKKTLWYKRNATYLEEQKIKADKLQKEREEGKPDKKRRRVSKKKIIGPANSASEAIEKILQEKKVSTKINYDVLKSLNVVSVPNETVAVDAEDITTSESIKRRRLSSVHKQSSEKTSKRKTGASIGLPVFDDKKKKETEDKADSKTESLQKKDDVNISEDEEEYYEEEQGEDVEESVNEIGVLQMLRQHREDEDEADYNFGYFEEPDY